The following are encoded together in the Macadamia integrifolia cultivar HAES 741 chromosome 10, SCU_Mint_v3, whole genome shotgun sequence genome:
- the LOC122092035 gene encoding GDP-mannose 3,5-epimerase 2 — protein MGSTDGTNYGAYTYENLEREPYWPSEKLRISITGAGGFIASHIARRLKSEGHYIIASDWKKNEHMTEDMFCHEFHLVDLRVMDNCLKVTSGVDHVFNLAADMGGMGFIQSNHSVIMYNNTMISFNMLEASRINGVKRFFYASSACIYPEFKQLDTNVSLKESDAWPAEPQDAYGLEKLASEELCKHYTKDFGIECRIGRFHNIYGPFGTWKGGREKAPAAFCRKTLTATDKFEMWGDGLQTRSFTFIDECVEGVLRLTKSDFREPVNIGSDEMVSMNEMAEIVLSFENKKLPIHHIPGPEGVRGRNSDNTLIKEKLGWAPTMKLKDGLRVTYFWIKEQIEKEKVQGVDLSLYGSSKVVGTQAPVQLGSLRAADGKE, from the exons ATGGGGAGCACCGACGGGACAAATTATGGCGCTTACACTTATGAGAATCTGGAGAGGGAACCATACTGGCCGTCGGAGAAGCTTCGAATTTCCATTACCGGAGCTGGTGGTTTTATTGCTTCTCACATTGCCAGAAGGTTGAAGAGTGAAGGACATTATATCATTGCTTCTGATTGGAAGAAGAATGAACACATGACTGAAGACATGTTTTGTCATGAGTTCCACCTAGTTGATCTCCGGGTAATGGATAACTGTTTGAAGGTCACAAGTGGGGTGGACCATGTCTTTAACCTTGCTGCTGATATGGGAGGGATGGGATTTATACAGTCCAACCACTCTGTAATCATGTACAACAACACAATGATCAGTTTCAACATGCTTGAGGCCTCGAGAATCAATGGAGTTAAAAG gttcttcTATGCCTCCAGTGCTTGCATATACCCTGAATTTAAGCAGTTGGACACTAATGTGAGCTTGAAGGAGTCTGACGCGTGGCCTGCAGAG CCTCAAGATGCTTATGGATTAGAGAAGTTAGCATCGGAGGAGCTGTGCAAGCACTACACCAAGGATTTTGGAATCGAGTGTCGGATTGGACGTTTCCACAACATTTATGGCCCCTTTGGAACATGGAAAG GTGGGAGGGAGAAGGCACCTGCTGCTTTCTGTAGAAAGACACTTACTGCCACTGATAAGTTTGAGATGTGGGGAGATGGTCTTCAGACACGATCTTTCACTTTTATTGATGAATGTGTGGAAGGTGTTCTAAG ATTGACGAAGTCTGACTTCCGGGAACCAGTCAACATTGGAAGTGATGAGATGGTTAGCATGAATGAGATGGCTGAAATTGTGCTTAGCTTTGAGAACAAGAAGCTCCCCATTCATCACATTCCAGGCCCAGAGGGTGTGCGAGGTCGCAATTCTGACAACACTCTGATTAAGGAGAAGCTTGGTTGGGCTCCTACGATGAAATTGAAG GATGGGTTACGAGTTACTTACTTTTGGATCAAGGAACAAATTGAGAAAGAGAAGGTTCAAGGAGTCGACCTGTCACTTTATGGTTCATCTAAAGTGGTTGGAACACAAGCACCTGTTCAGCTGGGTTCGCTTCGTGCAGCTGATGGTAAAGAATGA
- the LOC122092032 gene encoding armadillo repeat-containing protein LFR — protein sequence MQKRELGKVGGATGGGTPLTAKRGRPFGSNNAAAAAAAAADSAAPSTLLGPSLQVHSSFADQNNKRIVLALQSGLKSELTWALNTLTLLSFKEKDDVRRDATPLAKIAGLLDGLLQVIDDWRDIALPKELVKGPRVRLLGANSVVSGFGNEYEALSSNDALPNPGMGSGSSSAEGSSQKNTMRSSPSEWWFDEDGLFNLDEEGRAEKQQCAVAASNIIRNFSFMPDNEVIMAQHRHCLETVFQCIEDHITEDEELVTNALETIVNLAPLLDLRIFSSSKPSYIKISEKRAVQAIMGMLGSSVRAWHCAAAELLGRLIINPDNEPFLLPFAPQIYKRLVDLLSLPAADAQAAAVGALYNLAEINMDCRLKLASERWAVDRLLKVIKNPHPVPEVCRKAAMILESLVSEPQNRNLLLAYENSFAEIVFTDGRYSDTFARILYELTSRPNNKMTATRGVWGMSS from the exons ATGCAGAAGAGGGAGCTAGGCAAGGTGGGCGGAGCCACGGGTGGCGGCACCCCTCTGACGGCAAAGCGAGGTCGTCCTTTCGGAAGCAACAACGCCGCTGCTGCCGCCGCCGCCGCAGCTGATTCCGCTGCACCGtcaactcttctgggtccatctcTTCAAGTTCATAGTTCTTTCGCCG ACCAAAACAACAAAAGAATAGTTCTGGCTCTTCAAAGTGGACTAAAGAGTGAGCTGACATGGGCATTGAACACTCTCACCTTGCTCTCCTTCAAAGAAAAGGATGATGTACGCAGAGATGCCACCCCTCTGGCCAAAATAGCGGGGTTACTGGATGGCCTTCTTCAAGTT ATAGATGATTGGCGTGACATTGCTCTTCCGAAAGAGCTCGTAAAGGGGCCAAGGGTCAGATTGCTGGGTGCAAATTCTGTAGTTTCAGGATTTGGGAATGAATACGAGGCATTGAGTTCAAATGATGCTCTTCCGAACCCTGG CATGGGATCTGGTTCGTCCAGTGCAGAGGGCTCAAGCCAAAAGAACACGATGCGGTCTAGCCCCTCAGAATGGTGGTTTGATGAGGATGGTTTATTTAATCTGGATGAAGAAGGGAGGGCAGAAAAGCAGCAGTGTGCTGTTGCTGCTTCAAATATAATACGGAACTTCTCTTTCATGCCTGATAATGAGGTGATTATGGCCCAGCATCGGCATTGCTTGGAAACAGTTTTCCAGTGCATAGAGGATCACATCACAG AGGATGAGGAGCTTGTGACAAATGCCCTTGAGACAATAGTAAATTTAGCACCATTGCTTGACCTTCGGATCTTCAGCTCATCAAAGCCATCCTACATCAAAATAAG TGAGAAACGGGCAGTTCAAGCCATCATGGGCATGCTGGGATCATCAGTCAGAGCCTGGCACTGTGCAGCTGCTGAATTGCTTGGTCGCCTGATAATAAATCCAGATAATGAgccattccttcttccttttgctCCACAG ATATACAAGCGTTTAGTTGATCTTCTGAGCTTACCAGCAGCAGATGCACAAGCAGCAGCAGTTGGAGCACTTTATAACCTTGCAGAAATCAATATGGACTGCAGGTTGAAGCTTGCAAGTGAGAGATG GGCGGTTGATAGGCTACTGAAAGTGATCAAGAATCCACATCCTGTACCTGAAGTTTGCCGAAAAGCGGCAATGATACTGGAGAGCCTTGTCTCAGAGCCACAGAACAGGAACCTGCTTTTAGCTTATGAGAATTCCTTTGCTGAGATTGTCTTCACAGATGGCAGGTATTCTGATACTTTTGCCAGGATCTTATATGAGTTGACTTCTCGACCTAACAACAAAATGACTGCAACTCGTGGTGTTTGGGGCATGTCATCATAG
- the LOC122092036 gene encoding protein ELC-like, which translates to MAPPSSIQFVDAVLSYNNHSALSYTDPDQKLLIRDHLLSLLQEFPCFKPSTDTFIHNDGTTVNLLNASGSLQVSHSSRPVPLTIWLHQNYPFSAPIVLLSLDPSNPILPHHPFVDSSGTIISPYLETWCYPRSSLSEFAHNLTLLLCRHYPFFSPTSSIFSSGTHPSFMSKMEALDRLVATLHQDMAALQTRMEGEIEGLSVLQVEMVKRSDTTTCVLLGLEHESMRLKTIVRETTEKADFLLNWLRANDLNSVHEVEEPFEAADEMSKLVLCHSAEDLSIDDVMYALDKALEEGVVTFREYTKQVRNLAREQFFHRAKVIKIKELRHYT; encoded by the coding sequence ATGGCACCGCCATCTTCTATCCAATTTGTTGATGCTGTTCTTTCCTACAACAATCATTCTGCACTCTCCTACACAGACCCAGATCAAAAGTTGCTCATCCGTGACCACCTCCTCTCCTTACTACAAGAATTCCCCTGTTTCAAGCCCTCAACAGATACCTTTATCCATAATGATGGTACTACTGTCAATCTTCTAAACGCCAGTGGCTCCCTCCAGGTTTCCCACTCTTCTCGGCCAGTTCCTCTCACCATATGGCTCCATCAAAACTACCCCTTTTCAGCTCCAATTGTATTGCTGTCCTTGGATCCAAGCAATCCAATTCTTCCTCACCACCCTTTTGTTGATTCCTCTGGAACCATCATCTCCCCATATCTTGAGACATGGTGCTACCCTCGCAGTAGTCTCTCTGAATTCGCTCACAACCTCACCCTCCTCTTATGCCGCCACTACCCTTTCTTCTCCCCAACAAGCTCCATCTTCTCTAGTGGTACTCATCCCTCCTTCATGTCAAAAATGGAGGCCCTCGACCGCCTTGTTGCAACCCTTCACCAGGACATGGCAGCTTTACAGACTAGAATGgagggggaaatagaaggactATCAGTGTTGCAAGTTGAGATGGTCAAGCGGAGTGACACAACCACATGTGTGCTACTGGGTCTTGAACATGAAAGCATGCGTTTGAAAACCATTGTGAGGGAAACAACAGAGAAGGCTGACTTTCTATTAAATTGGTTGAGAGCTAATGATTTGAACTCTGTTCATGAGGTGGAGGAGCCATTTGAGGCTGCAGATGAGATGTCAAAACTAGTGCTTTGCCACTCCGCCGAAGACCTGTCCATAGATGATGTGATGTATGCATTGGATAAGGCACTAGAGGAAGGGGTAGTTACATTTAGAGAATATACTAAGCAGGTAAGGAACTTGGCAAGAGAGCAGTTCTTCCACAGGGCTAAGGTGATCAAAATTAAGGAACTCAGACATTACACTTAG
- the LOC122092031 gene encoding probable serine/threonine-protein kinase PBL3 isoform X2: MGNHMGTCLDAPARIGNAHSTQTASALRTSKVPCSTSAVFCFFLQASGASKVTSKTKSTPAVSSLEVPSYDENRITGRLPMPNSEGASEVSSKTKPTSAVSSLPVPSYSEKSTTGRLPMPRSEGEILSSPYLKAFSFSELKNATRNFRPDSLLGEGGFGYVFKGWLDEHTLSAAKPGSGMVVAVKKLKPEGFQGHKEWLTEVNYLGQLHHPNLVKLFGYCLDGENRLLVYEFMPKGSLENHLFRRGTQPLSWEIRIKVAIGAARGLSFLHDAESQVIYRDFKASNILLDAEFNAKLSDFGLAKAGPTGDRTHVSTQVMGTHGYAAPEYIATGRLSAKSDVYSFGVVLLELLTGRRAVDKTKVGVEQNLVDWAKPYLGDKRKLFRIMDTKLEGQYSQKGAFMAATLALQCLSYGAKARPRMAEVLALLEKIQASKSTAQHSQFEKQVASNPIHRSPLRYHHLPRNLPPGGSPLPSPRQSQCVR, from the exons ATGGGGAACCATATGGGTACCTGCTTGGATGCTCCTGCCAGGATAGGCAACGCTCACAGCACTCAGACTGCTTCTG CTTTAAGGACCTCAAAAGTTCCCTGCTCAACTTCAGCAGTTTTCTGCTTTTTCCTTCAAGCTTCAGGAGCCTCAAAAGTTACCAGCAAAACTAAGTCAACTCCAGCAGTTTCTAGTCTGGAAGTTCCATCTTACGATGAAAATAGAATCACTGGAAGGCTTCCTATGCCTAATTCTGAAG GGGCCTCAGAAGTTAGCAGCAAAACTAAACCGACTTCAGCAGTTTCTAGTCTTCCAGTTCCATCTTACAGTGAAAAAAGCACCACTGGGAGGCTTCCTATGCCTAGGTCTGAAGGTGAGATATTGTCGTCGCCATATTTGAAAGCCTTCTCTTTTAGTGAGCTAAAGAATGCCACTAGAAACTTCCGCCCAGACAGCCTTCTTGGAGAGGGAGGATTTGGTTATGTATTCAAAGGATGGCTTGATGAGCACACCCTTTCTGCTGCAAAGCCTGGATCTGGAATGGTTGTTGCTGTCAAGAAGCTTAAGCCAGAAGGTTTCCAAGGCCACAAGGAGTGGTTG ACAGAAGTTAACTATCTTGGCCAACTTCATCATCCAAATTTGGTTAAACTTTTTGGTTATTGCTTGGATGGGGAGAATCGGCTGTTGGTCTATGAGTTCATGCCAAAAGGCAGTTTGGAGAATCATCTATTTAGAA GAGGGACCCAGCCATTATCTTGGGAAATAAGGATCAAAGTGGCCATAGGCGCTGCTAGAGGTCTCTCTTTCTTGCATGATGCTGAATCGCAAGTCATATACAGGGATTTCAAGGCTTCTAATATTCTGCTAGATGCA GAGTTCAATGCAAAACTTTCTGATTTTGGCTTGGCCAAAGCAGGCCCTACTGGTGATAGGACTCATGTCTCCACTCAAGTCATGGGTACTCATGGCTATGCTGCACCTGAATATATTGCTACAG GTCGGCTGTCTGCAAAGAGTGATGTTTACAGCTTTGGAGTTGTATTGTTGGAATTGTTGACTGGCCGTCGTGCTGTTGATAAAACAAAAGTTGGTGTAGAACAAAATCTGGTGGACTGGGCCAAGCCATATTTGGGTGACAAACGCAAATTATTCCGTATTATGGACACTAAGTTGGAAGGGCAGTATTCCCAGAAAGGAGCCTTCATGGCTGCCACCCTTGCTTTACAGTGCCTAAGCTATGGTGCTAAAGCCAGACCACGTATGGCTGAGGTTTTAGCTTTACTGGAAAAAATTCAAGCCTCAAAGAGTACTGCCCAACACTCTCAATTTGAAAAGCAAGTGGCCTCCAATCCTATCCACAGATCGCCATTAAGATACCATCATTTGCCTCGCAATCTGCCACCCGGTGGTTCTCCGCTGCCATCCCCCCGGCAATCCCAATGTGTACGCTAG
- the LOC122092031 gene encoding probable serine/threonine-protein kinase PBL3 isoform X1: protein MGNHMGTCLDAPARIGNAHSTQTASALRTSKVPCSTSAVFCFFLQASGASKVTSKTKSTPAVSSLEVPSYDENRITGRLPMPNSEASGASEVSSKTKPTSAVSSLPVPSYSEKSTTGRLPMPRSEGEILSSPYLKAFSFSELKNATRNFRPDSLLGEGGFGYVFKGWLDEHTLSAAKPGSGMVVAVKKLKPEGFQGHKEWLTEVNYLGQLHHPNLVKLFGYCLDGENRLLVYEFMPKGSLENHLFRRGTQPLSWEIRIKVAIGAARGLSFLHDAESQVIYRDFKASNILLDAEFNAKLSDFGLAKAGPTGDRTHVSTQVMGTHGYAAPEYIATGRLSAKSDVYSFGVVLLELLTGRRAVDKTKVGVEQNLVDWAKPYLGDKRKLFRIMDTKLEGQYSQKGAFMAATLALQCLSYGAKARPRMAEVLALLEKIQASKSTAQHSQFEKQVASNPIHRSPLRYHHLPRNLPPGGSPLPSPRQSQCVR from the exons ATGGGGAACCATATGGGTACCTGCTTGGATGCTCCTGCCAGGATAGGCAACGCTCACAGCACTCAGACTGCTTCTG CTTTAAGGACCTCAAAAGTTCCCTGCTCAACTTCAGCAGTTTTCTGCTTTTTCCTTCAAGCTTCAGGAGCCTCAAAAGTTACCAGCAAAACTAAGTCAACTCCAGCAGTTTCTAGTCTGGAAGTTCCATCTTACGATGAAAATAGAATCACTGGAAGGCTTCCTATGCCTAATTCTGAAG CTTCAGGGGCCTCAGAAGTTAGCAGCAAAACTAAACCGACTTCAGCAGTTTCTAGTCTTCCAGTTCCATCTTACAGTGAAAAAAGCACCACTGGGAGGCTTCCTATGCCTAGGTCTGAAGGTGAGATATTGTCGTCGCCATATTTGAAAGCCTTCTCTTTTAGTGAGCTAAAGAATGCCACTAGAAACTTCCGCCCAGACAGCCTTCTTGGAGAGGGAGGATTTGGTTATGTATTCAAAGGATGGCTTGATGAGCACACCCTTTCTGCTGCAAAGCCTGGATCTGGAATGGTTGTTGCTGTCAAGAAGCTTAAGCCAGAAGGTTTCCAAGGCCACAAGGAGTGGTTG ACAGAAGTTAACTATCTTGGCCAACTTCATCATCCAAATTTGGTTAAACTTTTTGGTTATTGCTTGGATGGGGAGAATCGGCTGTTGGTCTATGAGTTCATGCCAAAAGGCAGTTTGGAGAATCATCTATTTAGAA GAGGGACCCAGCCATTATCTTGGGAAATAAGGATCAAAGTGGCCATAGGCGCTGCTAGAGGTCTCTCTTTCTTGCATGATGCTGAATCGCAAGTCATATACAGGGATTTCAAGGCTTCTAATATTCTGCTAGATGCA GAGTTCAATGCAAAACTTTCTGATTTTGGCTTGGCCAAAGCAGGCCCTACTGGTGATAGGACTCATGTCTCCACTCAAGTCATGGGTACTCATGGCTATGCTGCACCTGAATATATTGCTACAG GTCGGCTGTCTGCAAAGAGTGATGTTTACAGCTTTGGAGTTGTATTGTTGGAATTGTTGACTGGCCGTCGTGCTGTTGATAAAACAAAAGTTGGTGTAGAACAAAATCTGGTGGACTGGGCCAAGCCATATTTGGGTGACAAACGCAAATTATTCCGTATTATGGACACTAAGTTGGAAGGGCAGTATTCCCAGAAAGGAGCCTTCATGGCTGCCACCCTTGCTTTACAGTGCCTAAGCTATGGTGCTAAAGCCAGACCACGTATGGCTGAGGTTTTAGCTTTACTGGAAAAAATTCAAGCCTCAAAGAGTACTGCCCAACACTCTCAATTTGAAAAGCAAGTGGCCTCCAATCCTATCCACAGATCGCCATTAAGATACCATCATTTGCCTCGCAATCTGCCACCCGGTGGTTCTCCGCTGCCATCCCCCCGGCAATCCCAATGTGTACGCTAG